The following is a genomic window from Sphingobacterium spiritivorum.
CCCGGGCAAAAGTTGCTTGTGAAAAAATTGTCAGCAAGAGCAGGCAATAGAAATGTTTCAGCTTCATCATTTTTAATATCAGTATATGTTATTTATTAGGTTTTTCTCATATGGCTCATTCGATGCAATTGAGCCATATTCTTGACTAACAAATATAATCAACCCAACATCTATTCGAAAATAAAGCCGGCAAACCCATTGTATGTGGATTCGTATCTTATGAATGAAAAACTTGGTTACTCTATCTAAAGACACATATACAACGTTGTAGTAAAAATATGTAATTTATCTATGTGTCACATCAATAATACAGTCATCAATTATGCGGGAACCTACTTCGTAACCTGTTTTAACCAGGAAAAAAGGTCTTTAAGGACATCCTCACTGAATGTTTCTTCCAATTCCCCGTATTCATTTATCAATCCTGTATGTGCATGCTGAAAAAGATGGTTAAGGTCAGGATACATTTTTATGAAATCCATCTTATGTTTATTGGCTTCCGAAATTTTATACACCGAATTGAGATTCTGTTCAGCCGGAACCTGTAAATCTTTTCCGCCATATACTGCGAATATAGGACATTTGACTGCTTTCAATACAGGAACGGGATCAAAACGGATGAAATACCGAAACCATTTGGATGTAAATTCAGAAAGCGCTTTATCATTGGCTGCAACATCCGCCAGTTGTTTCTTTACCTCTTCATCCGAAAGATTGCTTTTCAAAACTTTATATACACGATTATTGAGCGCCTTTGCCTGTTGCAGCTTCTCTTCAGACATGCCATAAGCTTTTCCAATAGCATAATTCTGCAAAACCATTAATGAATCTATAGCAATAGCAGGTCCCGCCAGCATAGCGATGAATGCAATATCTTTATCTTCAGATGCTAATAAAGGTGCAATCATCCCTCCTTCACTATGTCCTATGACTCCTATCTTTCGGATATTGATATCTGTACGTATTCTCAGAAAATTGATTGCAGCGCGGGCATCATTTGCAAAGTCACGTGTCGTAGCTGTACCAAATGATCCGGTAGATGATCCTACTCCTCTGTCATCATAGCGCAGTACTGCAAATCCCCTGCGGGTCAGATAATCGGCAATCAGCTTAAAAGGTTTATGGCCAAACAGCTCACTGTCCCGGTTCTGCGGTCCGCTTCCTGTTACCAGAACAACCGCCGGAAAATTCCGGCCCTTTGCAGGTAGGGTTAAAGTACCCGCCAATGTTACTTTGGATACAGGATTTTCAAAGGTCACATTTTCTTCTTTGTACGGGAACGGACCTTCCGGCTCCTGCGGACGCTTTATTACAGTAACTGTATCCAGACTTCTGGTCAAACGCAGCGGAATATTACCTCCCCCCTGCTGAAACAATCCTGTGATTACATTTTTGCTGAGCTCTCCCTGAAATACTATTCCGGCAGAAGCCATCTTAAAGGTAACCTGATTCTTTTCGAATGATACCTCACTGAGCGGTAATCCTATTGCTCCTTGTCGTGGACTATCCATTTTTCCGGAGAATTTGCCATTGCTCTGGTGGATATGAAAAACCAAAGGAATTTCCTGCCCCGAAGCATCCAGAGAACCTTTCCAGGTACCTATGATATTCTGCCCGAAAGCTACAGGTAACATCGAAATAAAGAAAAGAGTATATATATACTTTATAATATTCATTAGAAATACGGAAAATAAAATTGTACAATCAAATCAGCTATTAAAAAAATAATCACAATAGCTCCATTGACAATTATCTTTTTATTATTCATTGCAACTTTCATACCCTGAATAAGTATATAGAAATAATAGATCATTATCAACAACGAAAACAGGCCAATAAATATCACTAAAAACAGATCTAATTTCGAAACTGTTTCCAGCTTTATATCTCCGGCTGCAACTGCTTTGGTAATTTTTTCGGTAGCAGATTTGGATTTATCCAGTACAACAAGAACTGAGGTCAGATAAATAACTATTCTTGCTATCAAAACTGTATTGAGGACATCAATAAACCTTGTTTTTGCGTATATCATTTTCGCAAACAAAAACAATATCACCGAAGGAAGTACCGTATTAACTAAATTATTAATAAACGGAAAGTATAATGCTGTGCTTTCACCAAATCGTATATTAATAAAACCATTATACTTAATGTGGTAAAAATAGGCGAACAGACTTCCCAAAAAGTAAAAAATGACACCCGTAATAAATAATGATCTTTCAGAAAAATCATCAAAAGGTTTAAGATATATTTTACCTGCTTTCATCTGCTTTTTTAGATTTTAGAAATTCATCCATAATTTTGCTTAGCTCCTCCGGGCGCTGCGTCCCTATTAAGATCTGACTTCCATTCTTCAAGGCAATTTTAAGCCCGTATTTACCTTTTGTAGTATAGGCTATTCCGGCGGATGAAATCCGCATACCCCAGCCTCCATAATCAAAAATGGAGTATTTCACGACTTTATACGTATGGATATCTTCAAACCTGTAGGTTTTATTCCATAAGAATGGTTTGAAGTCTACGAATATTCCATTATCACTAATTTCTGTCCGCAACTTAATCGCCACAAAAAACACAACCAGTGCCAACCAGATATAGAATGGTATATAAGTCAAAATTTCCATAAGCATCTTGTACCAATTTTCCGAAAAAGACAGGGATGCACCGGCACTATATATAGGAATAAATAAAGCTAACAGAGATATCCACAGCCACCATTGTGAAAAAGATTGTACTTCCTTAAACTTACTGCTCATATCCTAAACTTTTTATTTTTTGAATCAGATCATCCAGCATATTACGTACTGTAGGATAACTCTTTCCCAGATCTCTGGCCATATCTTTCAGACTGCCGGAGTTATACAGAAATCCCAGTACGAATTCCTGCTCCTCAACGGTAAGATGCATAAGAACAGGAAGTGAAAATTTGCCAACAACTTCTGTTTCACAAGCCTCACAAACTAGCTTGGATACTTTAAGCTTGGCATCACAGCTGGGACAGGTAACAGGTATTTTTTTCATTCTATTTTTTTAAATCATAACTGTATGGTTCGGAAATCACTAATCGTTCTTCTCAAACAACTCAGGTAAT
Proteins encoded in this region:
- a CDS encoding alpha/beta hydrolase family protein; the encoded protein is MNIIKYIYTLFFISMLPVAFGQNIIGTWKGSLDASGQEIPLVFHIHQSNGKFSGKMDSPRQGAIGLPLSEVSFEKNQVTFKMASAGIVFQGELSKNVITGLFQQGGGNIPLRLTRSLDTVTVIKRPQEPEGPFPYKEENVTFENPVSKVTLAGTLTLPAKGRNFPAVVLVTGSGPQNRDSELFGHKPFKLIADYLTRRGFAVLRYDDRGVGSSTGSFGTATTRDFANDARAAINFLRIRTDINIRKIGVIGHSEGGMIAPLLASEDKDIAFIAMLAGPAIAIDSLMVLQNYAIGKAYGMSEEKLQQAKALNNRVYKVLKSNLSDEEVKKQLADVAANDKALSEFTSKWFRYFIRFDPVPVLKAVKCPIFAVYGGKDLQVPAEQNLNSVYKISEANKHKMDFIKMYPDLNHLFQHAHTGLINEYGELEETFSEDVLKDLFSWLKQVTK
- a CDS encoding DUF2089 family protein; this translates as MKKIPVTCPSCDAKLKVSKLVCEACETEVVGKFSLPVLMHLTVEEQEFVLGFLYNSGSLKDMARDLGKSYPTVRNMLDDLIQKIKSLGYEQ